The following are encoded in a window of Pontibacillus halophilus JSM 076056 = DSM 19796 genomic DNA:
- a CDS encoding TIM-barrel domain-containing protein: MIKLLDFKLHTEENNCLTFTSGDEEVSLYVLEEDVFRVFIPFDKNHSMQHTWIIAPGEEDIPASGRNRFDTTPFTLPAYEVYECENTVTVETNRLRAVVHLSGFSIDWYGNVSGQWVKIAGDRKTQAYNFKRMLGERVLHYMERSPDERYYGLGEKGGPMNRYGKRYQMRTIDAMGYDAETTDPLYKHIPFYMTYSESSGLAYGMVYDNYSDSIFDMGAEYDYYHKHFRYYQAEKGDCDYYFMLGPKVKDVVERYTWLTGQMILPPKWSLGYSGSTMTYTDAPDAQEQLKKFVDYCKDYDIPCDSFQLSSGYTSIKDKRYVFNWNTSKVPEPKKMTGYFHDHGIKVCANVKPCLLDDHPMYEQLEKDRLFVHNERFNEPETSQFWDALGSYLDFTNDATIAWWKEQIKAQLLEYGIDSIWNDNNEYEIWDEAAMAHGFGSTIPMSYVKPIQTLLMMKASYEAQKEHAPNDRPYLISRSGMPGMQRYVQTWSGDNYTDWKTIRYNLKMGLSLSLSGVYNFGHDVGGFAGKAPEPELFVRWIQNGIFHPRFTIHSWNEDASVNVPWMYPEYADSIRELMKERVKWTPYFYHLMYRAHKHYEPLLTPTFYYFQDDGRTFEENDEFMVGEDLLIANVMEKGQSVRDVYLPANANGWYDMNGGNFYEGGQTVSVSAELTEIPMFAVGGSAFPIRDGEISFTNKEDNSRGVIVYPHQGKGNRQFRFYEDDGESMEYTKGNYAFLSVELETTLDSVTVKVNWEGSYQPPFSEVTVYVLESESRDVHVPDGQKLESNVYVVRSLQGEVTS; the protein is encoded by the coding sequence TTGATTAAGTTGTTGGATTTTAAGCTGCACACAGAGGAGAATAATTGCCTGACATTTACGAGCGGAGACGAAGAAGTGAGTCTGTATGTATTGGAAGAAGACGTGTTCCGTGTCTTTATCCCTTTCGATAAGAACCATTCCATGCAACATACGTGGATCATTGCGCCTGGTGAGGAGGATATTCCAGCAAGTGGGCGTAATCGATTTGATACGACACCGTTTACCTTGCCTGCTTATGAGGTCTATGAGTGTGAGAACACCGTGACCGTTGAAACGAACCGTCTTCGTGCTGTTGTTCATTTAAGCGGGTTTTCTATTGATTGGTACGGAAATGTGTCAGGTCAATGGGTGAAGATTGCGGGAGACCGGAAGACGCAAGCCTATAACTTTAAGCGTATGCTAGGAGAACGTGTGCTTCATTATATGGAGCGTTCACCGGATGAGCGTTATTACGGACTTGGGGAAAAGGGTGGCCCCATGAATCGCTATGGTAAGCGGTATCAAATGAGAACTATCGATGCGATGGGCTATGATGCTGAGACGACGGACCCCCTCTACAAGCATATTCCGTTCTATATGACATACTCGGAAAGTTCCGGTCTTGCCTATGGCATGGTGTACGACAACTACTCAGACAGCATCTTTGATATGGGAGCGGAGTATGATTATTACCACAAACATTTTCGCTACTATCAGGCGGAAAAGGGGGATTGCGACTACTACTTCATGCTTGGTCCTAAGGTAAAGGACGTGGTCGAGCGCTATACGTGGCTAACGGGGCAGATGATTCTACCACCAAAGTGGAGTCTTGGCTATTCTGGTTCAACGATGACCTATACAGATGCACCAGATGCTCAGGAGCAACTGAAGAAGTTTGTGGATTACTGTAAGGATTACGATATTCCATGTGACTCGTTCCAACTTTCATCCGGCTACACGTCCATTAAAGATAAGCGATATGTGTTTAACTGGAACACGTCAAAGGTGCCTGAGCCTAAGAAGATGACGGGTTACTTTCATGACCATGGGATCAAAGTGTGTGCCAATGTGAAGCCGTGCCTGCTTGATGACCATCCGATGTATGAACAGTTGGAGAAGGATCGGTTGTTTGTACACAACGAGCGTTTTAACGAACCGGAGACTTCCCAATTTTGGGATGCGCTAGGGTCTTATCTTGATTTCACAAACGATGCTACGATTGCGTGGTGGAAGGAACAGATTAAAGCCCAGCTACTAGAGTACGGGATTGATTCTATATGGAACGACAATAACGAGTATGAAATTTGGGACGAAGCAGCGATGGCACATGGGTTTGGTTCAACGATTCCCATGAGCTATGTTAAGCCGATTCAAACACTTCTGATGATGAAAGCGTCCTATGAGGCACAGAAAGAACATGCGCCAAACGACCGGCCTTACTTGATCTCTCGTTCCGGTATGCCCGGCATGCAGCGCTACGTGCAAACGTGGTCAGGGGACAATTATACGGATTGGAAGACCATTCGCTACAACCTAAAGATGGGCTTAAGCCTAAGCCTGTCAGGGGTATACAACTTCGGACATGACGTAGGCGGATTTGCAGGGAAAGCGCCAGAGCCTGAATTGTTTGTTCGATGGATTCAAAACGGGATCTTCCACCCGCGCTTCACCATTCACTCGTGGAATGAGGATGCGAGCGTGAACGTACCCTGGATGTACCCCGAATATGCGGATTCCATTCGAGAATTAATGAAAGAACGCGTGAAGTGGACGCCTTATTTCTATCATCTCATGTACCGGGCTCATAAGCATTACGAACCTTTGTTGACGCCTACATTCTACTATTTCCAAGATGACGGAAGAACGTTCGAGGAAAATGATGAGTTCATGGTTGGGGAGGACCTACTGATCGCGAATGTGATGGAGAAGGGACAATCCGTTCGTGACGTGTACTTGCCGGCTAACGCTAACGGTTGGTACGACATGAATGGGGGCAACTTCTACGAAGGTGGGCAAACGGTTTCGGTCTCGGCAGAGCTAACTGAGATTCCGATGTTTGCGGTTGGTGGTTCGGCCTTTCCGATTCGGGATGGAGAAATTTCGTTTACAAATAAAGAAGACAACAGCCGTGGGGTGATTGTCTATCCGCATCAGGGTAAAGGCAATCGTCAGTTCCGCTTCTATGAAGATGATGGTGAGAGCATGGAGTATACGAAGGGGAATTATGCGTTCTTGTCCGTTGAATTGGAGACAACCTTGGATTCCGTCACGGTGAAGGTAAACTGGGAAGGTTCGTACCAGCCTCCATTTTCAGAAGTAACGGTCTATGTCCTGGAGTCTGAATCTCGTGATGTTCATGTACCCGATGGACAGAAGTTGGAGTCGAACGTGTACGTCGTCCGTTCATTGCAGGGGGAGGTAACGTCATGA
- a CDS encoding TRAP transporter small permease encodes MVRTIKQTLDRIILFVSSVLTGILVVGAIWQVASRYLFNAPSTFTGELLRFLLVWTAILGASYAFGTNQHLALTFLKNKMKGKQRVVVRVINDLFIVGFAMLIMVRGGMEVVSITMSQRTPILDIPMGYVYSIVPICGVIIVIYKLLQIPDYKLELTGEEG; translated from the coding sequence GTGGTACGAACGATTAAGCAGACGCTAGACCGAATCATTCTTTTTGTCAGCTCCGTTCTGACAGGCATCCTCGTTGTGGGTGCCATTTGGCAGGTGGCGAGTCGCTATTTATTCAATGCGCCGAGTACGTTTACGGGTGAGCTACTTCGCTTCTTACTCGTGTGGACGGCGATATTGGGTGCGAGTTACGCCTTTGGGACGAATCAGCATTTGGCGCTCACGTTCTTGAAGAACAAGATGAAGGGAAAGCAGCGGGTGGTCGTCCGTGTCATTAACGACTTGTTTATCGTTGGCTTTGCAATGTTGATTATGGTGCGGGGTGGAATGGAGGTCGTCTCCATTACAATGAGTCAACGTACGCCGATTCTCGATATTCCTATGGGGTATGTTTATTCCATCGTTCCGATTTGCGGTGTGATTATCGTCATCTATAAGCTTCTACAAATACCTGATTATAAGCTTGAATTGACGGGAGAGGAGGGATAA
- a CDS encoding TRAP transporter substrate-binding protein: protein MKKWLGALMMVTLSFGLLVGCGNEDSEASGKGDEASSGKELKLAHNLSEDHAVHKALVKFKEGVEEKTDMSVKIFANGVLGSEKEVLEQLQSGAVDMTKVSAGALESFSDEYSVFSLPYIFESKEHYHKVMGSDIVQGIYQSTEDKGFRGLTYFDAGARSFYTKDTQIETPSDLDGLKIRVMDSPTAIKMVELMGGTPTPMPYAEIYTALQQGVVDGAESNPTALTTGKHGEVSKAFSRNEHTMIPDIAIISQKTWDSLSEEQQQAFTEAAEEATDYHRDVWNEAVAKAEEESKEMGVTFYEVDKEPFIEAVQPMFEEAKEDERIAEIINGIKEMN from the coding sequence ATGAAGAAGTGGTTGGGAGCTTTGATGATGGTCACCTTGAGCTTTGGGTTGCTTGTCGGTTGTGGGAATGAAGATTCAGAAGCGAGTGGGAAAGGTGATGAGGCTTCATCTGGTAAGGAATTGAAGCTTGCGCACAACTTATCTGAAGATCACGCGGTTCATAAGGCGCTTGTGAAGTTCAAAGAAGGGGTCGAAGAGAAGACGGACATGTCGGTGAAGATTTTTGCGAATGGGGTTCTTGGTAGTGAGAAGGAAGTGTTGGAGCAGTTACAGAGCGGTGCAGTAGATATGACAAAGGTAAGTGCTGGCGCGCTTGAGAGCTTCTCAGATGAATATTCCGTGTTCTCGCTTCCTTACATTTTCGAGAGCAAGGAGCATTACCATAAAGTGATGGGGTCTGATATTGTTCAGGGAATCTATCAGTCTACTGAGGATAAAGGGTTTCGGGGCTTAACGTATTTCGACGCTGGTGCACGTAGCTTCTATACGAAAGACACGCAAATTGAAACGCCGAGTGATCTGGATGGGTTGAAGATTCGTGTGATGGATAGTCCCACTGCAATCAAGATGGTTGAGCTTATGGGTGGGACACCAACTCCAATGCCATATGCTGAAATCTATACAGCGTTGCAACAAGGGGTTGTTGATGGTGCGGAGAGTAACCCGACTGCTTTGACGACTGGAAAGCATGGGGAAGTTTCGAAAGCGTTCTCAAGAAATGAACATACGATGATTCCAGATATTGCAATCATTAGTCAGAAGACGTGGGATAGCCTTTCTGAAGAACAGCAGCAAGCCTTCACAGAAGCGGCAGAAGAAGCGACGGACTACCATCGTGATGTGTGGAATGAAGCAGTTGCCAAGGCAGAAGAGGAATCGAAGGAAATGGGCGTTACGTTCTATGAAGTTGACAAGGAGCCGTTTATCGAGGCGGTGCAGCCAATGTTTGAAGAGGCGAAAGAGGACGAGCGGATTGCAGAGATTATAAATGGCATTAAAGAGATGAACTAA
- a CDS encoding SDR family oxidoreductase, producing MNLPFQVDLAGKVAVVTGGSGVLGAVFSRALAASGAKVAVLARNEEKIEAVVSQIVEAGGEARGFSVDVLDKERLVEVRTEIVDRFGEVDILVNGAGGNHPKATTSMEYHVPTEDDCQTFFNLDPLAVNELMALNFSGTLIPTQVFAEGMVGKEGATILNVSSMNAFTPLTKIPAYSGAKAAISNFTQWLAVHFSKVGIRVNAVAPGFFLTEQNRELLLDEEGNFKERANKILSQTPMNRFGEADELVGTLLWLVDARASSFVNGIVVPVDGGFSAYSGV from the coding sequence ATGAACCTACCATTTCAAGTAGATTTAGCTGGAAAAGTAGCTGTAGTTACAGGCGGAAGTGGCGTATTGGGAGCTGTGTTTTCCAGAGCGCTCGCAGCAAGTGGTGCAAAGGTCGCGGTGTTGGCGCGAAATGAAGAGAAGATTGAAGCGGTTGTATCGCAGATTGTAGAAGCGGGTGGAGAAGCGCGGGGGTTTAGTGTAGACGTGCTCGATAAGGAGCGGCTAGTGGAGGTTCGGACGGAAATTGTGGACCGTTTTGGTGAGGTTGATATTCTCGTGAATGGCGCGGGAGGCAATCATCCGAAGGCGACGACGAGCATGGAATACCATGTGCCAACGGAGGATGATTGCCAGACGTTCTTTAACCTTGATCCGTTAGCCGTGAATGAGTTGATGGCGTTGAATTTCTCCGGAACACTCATTCCAACGCAAGTGTTCGCGGAAGGGATGGTCGGGAAGGAAGGTGCAACGATTCTGAATGTGTCCTCCATGAACGCGTTCACACCGTTAACGAAAATTCCAGCCTATAGTGGAGCGAAAGCAGCGATTAGCAATTTTACGCAGTGGCTGGCTGTTCATTTTTCAAAAGTGGGAATTCGTGTGAACGCGGTGGCACCAGGGTTCTTTCTGACAGAACAGAATCGAGAGCTGTTGCTTGATGAAGAGGGGAATTTCAAGGAGCGTGCGAATAAGATTCTATCCCAAACACCGATGAATCGGTTTGGTGAGGCGGATGAATTGGTTGGGACATTGCTCTGGCTCGTGGATGCTCGGGCTTCAAGCTTCGTCAATGGTATCGTCGTTCCGGTCGATGGCGGCTTTTCGGCTTATTCTGGGGTGTAG
- the uxuA gene encoding mannonate dehydratase, whose protein sequence is MEMSFRWYGESDPVTLQQIKQIPQMKGIVSAIYEIPPGDVWPYDKIVQLKDTIEQEGLQLNVIESVPVHEDIKLGRDSRDTYIENYVTTLRHLAKAGVVTVCYNFMPVFDWTRTNLTAELPDESNSLSYEEEVASRLNPLDGELTLPGWDLSYQMGELEGILAAYQSVSEEQLMENLFYFLERVIPVAEEVGINMAIHPDDPPWSILGLPRVVTNVENVVKLLNRVDSPRNGLTFCTGSFGSLPSNDLVDMIEAAKGRIHFVHARNVKWIGEASFQETSHSVHDGSLPMVAVMKKLVEVGFVGPIRPDHGRMIWGEEGRPGYGLYDRALGATYLNGILDCIQHN, encoded by the coding sequence ATGGAAATGAGTTTTCGCTGGTATGGGGAGTCAGACCCCGTCACGCTGCAGCAAATTAAACAAATCCCGCAAATGAAAGGGATTGTATCGGCCATCTATGAGATTCCGCCTGGAGACGTCTGGCCGTATGACAAGATTGTTCAGCTGAAGGATACAATCGAACAGGAGGGGCTTCAGCTCAATGTGATTGAGAGTGTGCCCGTTCATGAGGACATCAAGTTGGGGCGGGACTCACGTGATACGTATATTGAGAACTATGTAACCACCCTTCGTCACTTGGCAAAAGCAGGCGTAGTAACGGTGTGCTACAACTTTATGCCGGTATTTGACTGGACGAGGACGAATCTGACAGCGGAGTTACCTGATGAATCAAACTCTTTAAGCTATGAGGAAGAAGTGGCGAGTAGGCTGAATCCGCTGGACGGCGAGTTGACTTTGCCTGGGTGGGACCTTTCGTATCAAATGGGAGAACTGGAAGGGATTTTAGCCGCTTATCAATCTGTTTCGGAAGAACAGTTGATGGAGAATCTGTTCTACTTTTTGGAACGGGTGATTCCAGTAGCAGAAGAGGTCGGAATCAATATGGCCATTCATCCAGACGATCCGCCATGGTCCATTTTAGGATTGCCGAGGGTGGTCACGAATGTAGAGAATGTCGTCAAACTATTGAACCGTGTGGACAGTCCACGCAATGGGCTGACGTTTTGCACCGGATCGTTTGGTTCTCTTCCCTCCAATGACTTAGTGGATATGATTGAGGCGGCCAAGGGGCGTATTCATTTCGTTCATGCGCGAAATGTGAAGTGGATTGGAGAGGCTTCTTTTCAGGAAACGTCCCATTCCGTTCATGATGGGTCACTGCCTATGGTAGCGGTGATGAAGAAACTGGTGGAAGTTGGCTTTGTAGGGCCTATTCGCCCCGACCACGGAAGGATGATTTGGGGTGAAGAAGGACGGCCGGGGTACGGCTTATATGACCGTGCTCTTGGAGCGACGTATTTGAACGGAATTCTAGACTGCATTCAACACAATTAG
- the uxaC gene encoding glucuronate isomerase, translating into MTVIPDHFLLNNQYSKELYHSYAKQLPIVDFHNHLPPEQISADQQFDTITDVWLGGDHYKWRLMRANGIHEHYITGDATKKEKFMAWAETVPNTLGNPLFHWTHMELKHFFQIDEMLSPSNAEGVWVRANEQLRHESMSARNLLLNNKVEFVGTTDDPADDLAHHESLQKEGFLVKVSPSFRPDSALAIESDGFMDWVSRLEQSSGVSVSNYGAFLDALQGRIHYFDKRGCRASDHGLNVMVYEDATEEQVGVIFDKRRNGEALSVKEVAQFKTYTLQRLAEWYSEKGWVMQLHLGPLRNNNSRMYERLGKDSGFDSIGDRLVAEPLSRFMDCLEREGNLPKTILYCLNPRDYYILATMAGNFQDGSMPGKIQLGTAWWFNDHVDGMEKQMSILANTGLIKHFVGMLTDSRSFLSFSRHDYFRRILCNLLGSWVEKGSVPPDMNLLRQYVEDICYTNARTYFNL; encoded by the coding sequence ATGACCGTTATTCCGGACCATTTTCTATTAAACAATCAGTATAGCAAAGAACTCTATCATAGCTATGCGAAGCAGTTGCCGATCGTGGACTTTCACAACCATCTGCCACCAGAGCAAATTTCAGCGGACCAACAGTTTGATACGATTACCGACGTCTGGCTCGGCGGTGACCATTACAAGTGGAGGTTAATGCGGGCGAATGGAATCCATGAACACTATATTACCGGGGATGCGACGAAGAAGGAGAAGTTCATGGCTTGGGCCGAGACGGTGCCGAATACCCTTGGCAACCCTTTGTTTCACTGGACGCATATGGAGTTGAAGCATTTCTTCCAAATTGATGAGATGTTGTCGCCTTCAAATGCGGAGGGAGTGTGGGTACGTGCGAACGAGCAGTTGAGGCACGAATCCATGTCGGCTCGGAATTTGCTCCTGAACAACAAAGTCGAATTTGTGGGGACGACGGATGATCCTGCTGATGATTTGGCGCATCACGAATCGTTGCAGAAAGAGGGTTTCCTTGTGAAGGTGTCGCCTTCTTTCCGTCCAGACTCTGCGCTTGCCATTGAGAGTGATGGGTTCATGGATTGGGTCAGTCGTTTGGAGCAGAGTAGCGGCGTTTCGGTTTCGAACTATGGGGCGTTTTTAGATGCGTTACAGGGGCGCATTCACTACTTTGATAAACGAGGATGTCGTGCATCTGACCATGGGTTAAATGTAATGGTGTACGAGGATGCGACTGAGGAACAGGTCGGAGTTATTTTCGATAAGCGTCGTAATGGGGAGGCGCTATCGGTGAAAGAAGTGGCACAGTTCAAGACGTATACGCTGCAGAGGCTAGCGGAGTGGTATTCGGAAAAAGGGTGGGTAATGCAGCTCCACCTTGGGCCATTGCGGAACAACAATAGCCGGATGTACGAACGCCTTGGCAAGGATAGTGGCTTTGATTCAATCGGAGACCGACTTGTGGCTGAGCCGTTGTCTCGATTCATGGATTGCTTGGAACGCGAGGGAAACTTGCCCAAGACGATTCTTTACTGCTTGAATCCGAGGGATTATTACATTCTGGCAACGATGGCGGGGAATTTCCAAGATGGCAGCATGCCTGGGAAGATTCAACTCGGCACGGCTTGGTGGTTCAATGATCACGTAGACGGGATGGAGAAGCAAATGTCGATTCTCGCAAACACGGGGCTTATTAAACATTTCGTTGGAATGCTAACCGATTCTCGCTCGTTTCTATCATTCTCTCGTCACGATTACTTTAGAAGGATTCTTTGCAATCTGCTCGGAAGCTGGGTGGAGAAAGGGAGCGTCCCACCTGATATGAATCTACTTCGTCAGTACGTTGAGGATATTTGCTATACCAATGCACGCACGTATTTCAACTTGTAG
- the uidA gene encoding beta-glucuronidase: MLYPIDTLTRSKKNLDGVWNFQVDRDGSGRSQSWYNGLPSPIQMPVPSSYNDITTSAELRDFIGDVWYECRLYIPRDWKKDNVFLRFGAVAHTAEVWVNGELVVENRNGFLPFEAEITNLVRQEEKLHISVRVNNELTWEMLPPGEIVTKTLPDGRVEKTLHQQHDFFNYVGIHRPVYLYTKPDVSIEDVVVDTEFTGDVGHVHVGVETKGEAASITLTVQNRDGEVVAAGSGDHATLDIPSVQLWSPNHPYLYLLHCKLFYENGELLDHYVVSVGVRTVEVKDRQVWLNGSPVYLTGFGKHEDADVRGKGYDAVTNVRDFNLMKECGANSFRTSHYPYAEEILQLADEMGFLVIDETSAVGLLSQGVPATGELEPVFSNGRITKELKNYHVDTVRRLIERDRNHPCVIMWSISNEASTMEEEAIPYFQRIIDEVRALDTRPIMNVNLMLIEPERCEVSPLVDVIGLNVYFGWYSTPGDLVKGKEDLHDYLSRWESHHQQPVMITEYGVDTIAGLHKSPPVMFSEEFQVEFLATYHAVFDMFSNVGGEHIWNFADFMTKQDTVRVDGNKKGLFTRNRQPKMAVHSVRERWKSLKVGRG, from the coding sequence TTGTTATATCCAATAGATACCCTTACAAGAAGCAAGAAGAACCTTGACGGAGTTTGGAACTTTCAAGTCGATCGAGACGGTAGCGGCAGGTCACAGAGTTGGTACAATGGACTGCCGTCTCCGATTCAAATGCCAGTGCCATCAAGTTACAACGATATCACGACGTCCGCCGAACTAAGGGATTTCATTGGGGATGTGTGGTATGAGTGTCGTCTATACATACCAAGGGATTGGAAGAAGGACAACGTGTTCCTGCGCTTCGGTGCCGTGGCCCATACAGCAGAGGTGTGGGTGAACGGGGAGCTGGTAGTGGAGAACCGTAACGGTTTTTTGCCTTTTGAAGCGGAGATTACGAATCTAGTAAGGCAGGAGGAAAAACTTCACATTAGTGTTCGTGTGAACAATGAATTGACGTGGGAAATGCTGCCGCCTGGAGAGATTGTAACCAAAACATTACCGGATGGGCGAGTAGAGAAAACGTTGCATCAGCAACATGATTTCTTCAACTATGTAGGAATTCATCGGCCCGTGTACTTGTACACGAAGCCGGATGTGTCTATAGAGGATGTAGTTGTAGACACAGAGTTCACGGGTGATGTCGGGCATGTACATGTCGGCGTAGAGACGAAAGGGGAAGCTGCTTCAATAACGCTTACGGTTCAAAATCGAGACGGTGAAGTCGTTGCTGCAGGGAGTGGCGACCATGCTACTCTTGACATTCCATCCGTCCAGCTCTGGTCTCCAAATCATCCATACTTGTACCTGTTGCACTGTAAGCTATTCTATGAGAATGGAGAGTTGCTTGATCATTACGTGGTTTCCGTTGGTGTGAGGACGGTTGAAGTGAAAGACCGCCAAGTTTGGTTGAACGGTTCGCCGGTTTACTTGACTGGTTTCGGCAAGCATGAAGATGCAGATGTGCGTGGGAAAGGGTACGATGCCGTTACGAATGTGCGAGACTTCAATCTTATGAAAGAATGTGGGGCTAACTCGTTTCGGACTTCCCATTATCCGTATGCGGAAGAGATTCTTCAGCTGGCAGACGAGATGGGTTTCCTTGTTATTGATGAGACATCAGCCGTTGGATTATTGAGTCAAGGGGTTCCTGCCACAGGGGAGTTAGAGCCGGTGTTCTCTAATGGTCGAATTACGAAGGAGCTTAAGAATTATCATGTGGACACAGTGAGACGTTTGATTGAGCGAGACCGGAATCATCCGTGTGTGATCATGTGGTCTATCTCCAACGAAGCTTCTACGATGGAAGAGGAAGCGATTCCTTATTTTCAAAGAATCATTGATGAAGTGAGAGCGCTTGATACTCGGCCGATTATGAACGTAAATCTGATGTTGATTGAGCCGGAGCGGTGCGAGGTCTCGCCTCTTGTGGATGTGATTGGCTTGAATGTGTATTTTGGCTGGTACTCAACACCTGGGGATTTGGTGAAGGGAAAAGAAGACTTGCACGACTATTTATCGAGATGGGAAAGTCATCATCAGCAGCCGGTGATGATTACAGAGTATGGCGTAGATACGATTGCGGGGTTGCATAAATCGCCGCCCGTCATGTTCTCGGAAGAGTTTCAAGTCGAGTTCTTGGCTACCTATCATGCGGTGTTCGATATGTTCTCAAATGTCGGTGGGGAGCATATTTGGAACTTTGCGGACTTTATGACGAAGCAGGATACGGTGCGTGTGGATGGGAATAAGAAAGGACTGTTTACGCGGAACCGTCAGCCGAAGATGGCTGTTCACAGTGTAAGGGAACGGTGGAAGTCGCTGAAAGTGGGGAGGGGATAA
- a CDS encoding TRAP transporter large permease, translating into MDPTIQAILVLFGLFFLLLAIGVPISVGIGVSSFVTALTVVPLDVAVFTAAQKMVQGINSFALLAVIFFILSGSIMNNGGIAIRLINLAKLIGGRLPGSLAHTNVVGNMLFGSISGSAVASAAAIGKVMTPLQEKEGYDKSYSAAVNIASSPAGLLIPPSSVLILYSLVSGGTSIAALFIAGYLPGILMGFSVMLVAYFIAKKQSYPVAERPTFSEGFKVVLDAIPSLMLIVLVIGGIVAGVFTATEGAAVAVLYSIILSFFYKEIKLKDIPEILKETVVMTGIVLFLVGASSIMSWIMAFTQIPTALSELLLSTSSNPIVILLIMNLILLIVGTFMDLTPAVLIFTPIFLPIATELGMDPVHFGIILVFNLCIGIMTPPVGSALFVGCSVANVSIESVLRPLTKMFVALIASLLVITYVPWISLVLPRLFGLLN; encoded by the coding sequence ATGGATCCTACGATACAGGCGATTCTTGTATTGTTCGGTTTGTTTTTTCTATTGTTAGCGATTGGGGTACCGATTTCAGTCGGGATTGGCGTTTCTTCCTTTGTAACCGCTTTAACGGTTGTGCCGTTAGACGTAGCGGTCTTTACAGCGGCTCAGAAGATGGTTCAAGGGATTAATAGCTTCGCCTTGCTGGCGGTTATCTTCTTTATTCTATCTGGGAGCATTATGAACAACGGCGGCATTGCCATTCGCCTTATTAATTTGGCGAAGCTTATTGGCGGTAGGTTGCCAGGGTCGTTGGCACATACAAACGTAGTAGGCAACATGCTGTTTGGTTCCATTTCTGGTTCCGCCGTCGCGTCGGCAGCGGCAATTGGAAAGGTGATGACACCGTTACAGGAAAAGGAAGGATACGACAAATCTTATTCCGCAGCGGTGAATATTGCATCGTCACCAGCTGGGTTGTTAATCCCACCGAGTAGTGTGTTGATTCTCTACTCATTGGTGAGTGGGGGAACGTCCATTGCGGCGTTGTTCATTGCAGGGTATTTGCCAGGTATCTTGATGGGGTTTTCCGTTATGCTCGTTGCGTATTTTATTGCGAAGAAGCAATCGTATCCAGTTGCAGAACGGCCTACATTCTCTGAAGGGTTCAAAGTGGTCTTGGATGCGATTCCGAGTCTCATGCTGATTGTGTTGGTTATTGGAGGAATCGTGGCTGGGGTCTTCACAGCAACGGAGGGAGCGGCGGTTGCCGTACTCTATTCCATCATTCTCTCCTTCTTCTATAAGGAAATTAAACTGAAAGATATTCCTGAAATCCTGAAAGAAACCGTCGTCATGACGGGGATTGTCCTCTTCTTGGTCGGAGCCTCTTCCATCATGTCTTGGATTATGGCCTTCACACAAATACCGACCGCTCTAAGCGAACTTCTTCTCTCAACATCCAGTAATCCTATTGTCATTCTACTCATCATGAATCTGATCTTGTTGATTGTCGGTACGTTCATGGACTTAACTCCAGCCGTCCTTATCTTTACACCGATTTTCTTGCCAATTGCGACGGAGCTTGGGATGGATCCGGTACACTTTGGGATCATTCTCGTCTTCAACCTTTGTATTGGGATTATGACCCCACCTGTAGGAAGCGCCTTGTTTGTTGGGTGTAGCGTAGCCAACGTGTCCATTGAATCGGTCCTACGCCCACTGACGAAAATGTTCGTTGCGTTAATTGCATCCTTATTAGTCATTACGTATGTACCATGGATTAGCCTCGTATTGCCGAGATTGTTCGGACTACTCAATTAG